The window CGGATACGAAGTGTGTCGCACTGCTCATCGAGTCCTCTCGCGCCTATGGTCGAGGACTCTTGCGTGGGATTGCTGCTTACGCGCAGGACCAGGGTGATTGGTCGCTCCGACACCAGGAAATGACGATCAACGCGGATCCACCTTCTTGGCTTTCGCGGTGGCAGGGTGACGGTGTGCTCGTTCGGGCTGAGACGCCAAAGATGATTCGAGCCATTCAGGACTTGGGGCTTCCGGTCATTGATCTCAGATGTTGGCGATCAGCGGGAAAGATTCCTGGCTTTGATACCGATCCAGCGTCGGTCGTGAGGCTCGCCGTCGACCATCTGCGAGATCGTGGGTACACACAATTTGGTTTCTGCGGTTTTGGGGGAGCAAACTACTCCGACCGTCGGCTCACTGAAATGCGAAAGTATGTCCGTTCACTGGGGCATGATGTTGTTGCCTATGAGTCACCCGGTCCCGTTCATGCGACGACGTTTGATGCCGAGCAAAGCGGGATGCTTGACGAAGTCGGTTTGGGACGATGGCTCAAATCACTTGCCAAACCCGTTGGCGTATTGGCTTGCAACGACATCCGAGCGCAGCAGTTATTGAATGCGTGCCACGAATGCAATATTCATGTTCCCGATGAAATCGCTGTGGTTGGAGTCGACAATGACGATGTGATTTGTCCTTTGTGCTCTCCACCGCTGACGAGCGTCGAACCTAATACGCAGAAAATCGGGTACGAAGCGGCAGCGATGCTGGACCGGATGATGTCGGGTGAGATCGTTCCGGCCGAGCTCACCTGGGTTCCGGCTCGGCGAATCGTCGTGCGTGGTTCGACTGATTCGATACCGGTGGATGACGCCGAATTCATCAAGGCCTACCGGTTCATTCGCGAAAACGCTTGCCGTGGGGTGTCGGTGCAGGATGTTGCCGATGCGGTGCCGATGTCCAGACGATCACTCGAACGTCGGATGAGAACCTATTTGGATCAATCGCCATCGGATCTGATCGCGTCAATTCGTTTGGCTCGAATCAAAGAGTTGCTCGAGACCACTTCTCAACCGCTGAAGAAAATCGCCAGGCTCACC of the Rhodopirellula baltica SH 1 genome contains:
- a CDS encoding AraC family transcriptional regulator yields the protein MATGASDTKCVALLIESSRAYGRGLLRGIAAYAQDQGDWSLRHQEMTINADPPSWLSRWQGDGVLVRAETPKMIRAIQDLGLPVIDLRCWRSAGKIPGFDTDPASVVRLAVDHLRDRGYTQFGFCGFGGANYSDRRLTEMRKYVRSLGHDVVAYESPGPVHATTFDAEQSGMLDEVGLGRWLKSLAKPVGVLACNDIRAQQLLNACHECNIHVPDEIAVVGVDNDDVICPLCSPPLTSVEPNTQKIGYEAAAMLDRMMSGEIVPAELTWVPARRIVVRGSTDSIPVDDAEFIKAYRFIRENACRGVSVQDVADAVPMSRRSLERRMRTYLDQSPSDLIASIRLARIKELLETTSQPLKKIARLTGFNYDEHMAKFFKKLTGVPPGHYRRKHRLESIADDDLDP